A section of the Pseudomonas prosekii genome encodes:
- a CDS encoding UvrD-helicase domain-containing protein encodes MPQHTPELHNFEPQTSELPPELRPLAEMPLFKRLAARFFGHGLTRLRAQHRASWLHGQADGFRSGHTAGVDYGFKEGKLEGLEEGRQVLLIRDSRCTEHRPPSVDDHLFDDWRLPLNADIKKRMKADVARLLPAHAQPSVAQWKMIFSDTPSTSVIAGAGAGKSTTLVLRILLLNHYLGFELDSMTVVTFTRESRKDFINKLIELFGLWGRLLSLKEARDLVRTFHSRILPMVRSLPGFERLQAFENLSNRPQSGDEEVDSNPFDLRINDAQRQQLNACYHHLFTSDERFRGLIQPLSRHALQLKELERDHPDVQKRVAVTELAAKRDEELCDTIEDLWFRAGAWPIKGIEPNRQTFDINGSTFHCHGYIPSLDAWVVLGFDPRENPQLNRPNAKLSVRAEWAVKRTLFQAFCRKPLIWLDSYESSKRVLASLAGDASAGPGFDYKVKGELASAPLLDCFVGAAGFIENLGLDVPDAVGRMSFAKDDPDRFFFEALSLFWRAFEDHLLDQKPPVMTYNRMFALFSEHSPENLKLLSNELLRPLAHLMIDEFQDVSPQIVSWIRASLAEIRSRGPAMHVGRGAQRSSLLCVGDDWQSIYGWRGSSPTYFMEFNKEFPSPGTTRVMLSDNYRSHQHIIDAAEHIVRAAPSISGKKAKASGEPKALLPVNVLDRDDQGMAQRLMEHYKRGDSILMLYRKSSDKLLIEQHIQPLVNVDSSLPYADRRLKQLTYHSAKGLQADAVFLLGDCQHLTSSPYKNQVYRMAGLGKAGDTEAYDNAQKDEILRLAYVGITRAVSHCYWYVDAQEGQAVNMPKASDKVGKGKAFFADHRQSTKSA; translated from the coding sequence GTGCCGCAACACACCCCCGAGCTTCATAACTTCGAGCCTCAAACCTCTGAGCTTCCTCCCGAACTTCGGCCGTTAGCCGAGATGCCGTTGTTCAAGCGCCTGGCCGCGCGGTTCTTTGGCCACGGCTTGACGCGGTTGCGCGCGCAGCACCGGGCGTCGTGGCTGCACGGCCAGGCTGACGGTTTTCGCAGCGGCCACACCGCTGGGGTCGATTACGGGTTTAAGGAAGGCAAGCTCGAAGGGCTGGAAGAAGGCCGGCAGGTACTGCTGATCCGCGATTCGCGCTGCACCGAGCACCGGCCACCGAGTGTTGACGATCACCTGTTCGATGACTGGCGGCTGCCACTGAATGCCGACATCAAGAAACGTATGAAAGCCGACGTTGCGCGCCTGCTGCCGGCGCATGCGCAGCCGAGCGTCGCGCAGTGGAAGATGATCTTCAGCGACACGCCATCGACCTCGGTGATTGCCGGTGCCGGTGCCGGCAAATCGACGACGCTGGTGCTGCGCATTCTGTTGCTCAACCACTACCTGGGTTTCGAGCTCGATTCGATGACCGTGGTGACCTTCACCCGCGAGTCGCGCAAGGATTTCATCAATAAGCTGATCGAACTGTTTGGCCTCTGGGGGCGGTTGCTGAGCCTGAAAGAAGCGCGGGATCTGGTGCGCACCTTTCACTCGCGGATTCTGCCGATGGTCCGCAGTCTGCCGGGTTTCGAGCGCCTGCAAGCCTTTGAAAACCTCAGCAATCGCCCGCAGAGTGGCGACGAAGAGGTCGACAGCAATCCGTTCGACCTGCGCATCAACGACGCGCAGCGCCAGCAACTGAACGCCTGCTACCACCACTTGTTCACCAGCGACGAGCGTTTCCGTGGATTGATTCAGCCATTGTCGCGCCACGCCTTGCAGCTCAAGGAGCTGGAGCGCGATCACCCGGACGTGCAGAAACGTGTAGCTGTAACCGAACTCGCCGCCAAGCGCGATGAAGAACTCTGCGACACCATCGAGGACCTGTGGTTTCGCGCCGGCGCCTGGCCGATCAAAGGCATCGAGCCCAACCGCCAGACCTTCGACATCAATGGCTCGACCTTCCATTGCCACGGCTATATCCCAAGCCTCGACGCCTGGGTCGTGCTCGGTTTTGACCCACGGGAAAACCCGCAGCTCAACCGCCCAAACGCCAAGCTCAGCGTCCGCGCCGAGTGGGCCGTAAAGCGCACCCTGTTTCAAGCTTTCTGTCGTAAGCCTTTGATATGGCTGGATAGTTACGAGTCGTCCAAGCGCGTTTTGGCGTCGCTGGCCGGTGATGCCAGCGCCGGGCCGGGCTTCGATTACAAGGTCAAAGGCGAACTGGCGTCGGCGCCGCTGCTCGACTGTTTTGTCGGTGCCGCCGGGTTCATCGAGAACCTTGGCCTCGACGTGCCGGACGCGGTTGGCCGCATGAGTTTCGCCAAAGACGATCCGGACCGGTTCTTCTTCGAGGCCCTGAGCCTGTTCTGGCGCGCCTTCGAAGATCACTTGCTCGATCAGAAGCCGCCAGTAATGACCTACAACCGGATGTTCGCGTTGTTCAGCGAGCACTCGCCGGAGAACCTCAAGCTATTGAGCAATGAGCTGCTGCGGCCTCTGGCGCATTTGATGATCGACGAGTTTCAGGACGTTTCGCCGCAGATCGTTTCCTGGATCCGCGCCAGTCTCGCCGAAATCCGCAGTCGTGGTCCGGCGATGCATGTCGGGCGCGGCGCCCAGCGGTCGTCGCTGCTGTGTGTGGGCGATGATTGGCAGTCGATCTATGGCTGGCGCGGCAGTTCGCCGACGTATTTCATGGAGTTCAACAAGGAATTCCCGTCGCCAGGCACCACGCGGGTAATGCTCAGCGACAACTACCGCAGCCATCAGCACATCATCGATGCCGCCGAGCATATCGTTCGCGCAGCCCCGTCAATCTCAGGAAAGAAAGCCAAGGCCAGCGGTGAACCTAAAGCATTGCTGCCGGTGAATGTGCTGGATCGTGATGATCAGGGCATGGCGCAGCGGCTGATGGAGCACTACAAACGCGGCGATTCTATCTTGATGCTCTATCGAAAAAGCAGCGATAAGTTGTTGATAGAACAGCATATTCAGCCTTTAGTTAATGTGGATTCTAGCTTGCCTTATGCGGACCGAAGGCTGAAGCAGCTGACGTACCACAGCGCCAAAGGCCTACAGGCCGACGCGGTGTTCTTGTTGGGCGACTGTCAGCACTTGACCAGTTCGCCGTACAAAAATCAGGTATATCGCATGGCCGGATTGGGCAAGGCTGGTGATACCGAGGCTTACGACAACGCGCAGAAAGACGAGATTTTGCGCCTGGCGTATGTCGGCATCACCCGGGCGGTGAGCCATTGTTATTGGTACGTCGATGCTCAGGAGGGTCAGGCAGTGAACATGCCCAAGGCGTCGGACAAAGTCGGCAAGGGCAAAGCGTTCTTCGCCGACCACCGCCAAAGCACAAAATCCGCCTGA
- a CDS encoding DUF1652 domain-containing protein, whose translation MNKGSSKVTFPNACQLMRWHFHPMGFEASMDAPGSMIARLFDRASGETMIAIAGIPCATVMNAADVERIIEAVEDELEAFIPPMALRNYA comes from the coding sequence ATGAACAAAGGTTCGAGCAAGGTCACCTTCCCCAACGCCTGCCAGCTGATGCGCTGGCATTTTCATCCGATGGGTTTCGAGGCGAGCATGGACGCGCCGGGCAGCATGATCGCCCGACTGTTTGACCGTGCGAGTGGCGAAACCATGATCGCCATCGCCGGCATCCCCTGCGCGACGGTGATGAACGCAGCTGATGTCGAACGAATAATCGAAGCGGTGGAAGATGAGCTGGAAGCGTTTATTCCACCAATGGCGCTGAGGAACTATGCCTGA
- a CDS encoding helix-turn-helix transcriptional regulator, giving the protein MQVDDDGPLQTQATGETVMRYHLCWKHRDLYGVMALYHPDIQYSDFFQNRVMGLDELRDYVRDSMPRNPDEALEHSDRIRLDGNTAFIQYRMTLRGTDGLVSFRSSEAITVRDGLIWRVNEYASLVREQAPSKTANNLRPAASRLGLSPRQLSFMAEDLEQYFQRQQPYLDPELDLQRVAKECGYSRNQISYLLNQVLGQSFYRYVNQARLQHLLAALDNATPPLRVDELAFAAGFNSLSAFYSCFRQHTGQSPKAYVKQISLRARAHDSL; this is encoded by the coding sequence ATGCAAGTCGATGATGATGGCCCGCTGCAAACCCAGGCCACGGGTGAGACAGTGATGCGTTACCACTTGTGCTGGAAACACCGGGATCTGTACGGCGTGATGGCGCTGTACCACCCGGACATCCAGTACAGCGACTTTTTCCAGAACCGCGTGATGGGGCTGGACGAACTGCGCGATTACGTTCGAGACAGCATGCCGCGCAATCCCGATGAAGCACTGGAACATTCCGACCGCATTCGCCTGGACGGCAACACCGCGTTCATCCAGTACCGCATGACCTTGCGCGGCACCGACGGCCTGGTGTCGTTTCGCTCCAGCGAAGCGATTACCGTGCGCGATGGCCTGATATGGCGCGTTAATGAATACGCCTCGCTGGTGCGTGAGCAAGCGCCGAGCAAAACCGCGAACAACCTGCGCCCGGCGGCGAGTCGCCTCGGTTTGTCGCCGCGCCAACTGAGCTTCATGGCCGAAGACCTGGAGCAATACTTCCAGCGCCAGCAACCTTATCTCGATCCCGAACTCGACTTGCAGCGCGTGGCGAAGGAGTGCGGGTACAGCCGCAACCAGATTTCCTATCTGCTCAACCAAGTGCTCGGGCAAAGCTTTTATCGTTACGTCAACCAGGCTCGTCTGCAGCATTTGCTCGCGGCGCTGGACAACGCCACGCCGCCGCTGCGGGTCGACGAACTGGCGTTCGCCGCCGGGTTCAACTCGCTGTCGGCGTTCTACAGTTGTTTCCGCCAGCACACCGGGCAATCGCCCAAGGCTTACGTCAAACAAATTTCTTTGCGTGCACGCGCGCACGACAGCCTCTGA
- a CDS encoding NAD(P)/FAD-dependent oxidoreductase — MSAWRTISLWMDQLDEPLLARPALERDLDVDVAIIGAGYTGLWTAYYLKRLAPDLKIAIIEAQIAGFGASGRNGGWLMGNLLGEDRLLAGLPAEERRASFDLLHSIPDEVEIVLEREGINCDYRKGGVLYCAARYPEQESSLRSYLDKLHGQGLNENDYRWLSPEQLAQQIRIAKPYGGIYAPHVATIHPAKLVRGLARNVEGMGVKIYENSPVTQWQSGSLRTAKASVRSRWVVPAVEGYSVTLPPLGRYQLPVQSLLVATEPLSAATWDEIGLSQGQAFSEASRQVTYGQRTADNRLVFGARGGYQFAGKLRHDFDLSTSEVELRRYLFGELFPQLKNVRITHAWGGNLGMSRRFKPHMLCDRASGIALSGGYGGEGVGASNLGGRTLADLILERDTELVRQPWVIPQGGLDALRAWEPEPCRWLGYNAIIRSFVHEDQTLANPATAPWRRKLASGVAEFMEGFMH; from the coding sequence ATGTCGGCGTGGCGCACGATCAGTTTGTGGATGGATCAACTCGACGAGCCGTTACTGGCGCGTCCGGCCCTGGAGCGGGACCTGGACGTCGACGTGGCCATTATCGGCGCGGGTTACACCGGGCTGTGGACTGCGTATTACCTCAAACGCCTGGCGCCAGATCTGAAAATTGCCATCATCGAAGCGCAAATCGCCGGTTTTGGTGCCTCCGGCCGCAATGGCGGCTGGCTGATGGGCAATCTGCTCGGCGAAGACCGTTTGCTCGCCGGTCTGCCAGCCGAAGAGCGTCGCGCCTCGTTCGATTTGCTGCACAGCATTCCCGATGAAGTGGAGATCGTCCTCGAACGCGAAGGCATTAACTGCGATTACCGCAAGGGCGGCGTGCTGTATTGCGCGGCGCGTTATCCCGAACAGGAAAGCAGCCTGCGCAGTTATCTGGACAAGCTGCATGGCCAGGGCCTGAACGAAAACGACTACCGCTGGCTCAGCCCCGAGCAATTGGCGCAACAGATCAGAATTGCCAAACCGTATGGCGGTATCTATGCACCGCACGTCGCGACCATTCACCCGGCAAAGTTGGTTCGGGGATTGGCGCGAAACGTGGAAGGCATGGGCGTCAAAATTTACGAGAACAGCCCTGTTACGCAGTGGCAGTCCGGCAGCCTGCGCACAGCGAAAGCCTCGGTGCGCAGTCGCTGGGTGGTGCCGGCGGTAGAAGGTTATTCCGTCACGCTGCCGCCGCTGGGGCGTTATCAACTGCCGGTGCAAAGCCTGCTGGTCGCGACCGAGCCGCTGTCCGCCGCGACCTGGGATGAAATCGGCCTGAGCCAGGGCCAGGCGTTCAGCGAAGCCAGCCGTCAGGTCACTTACGGCCAGCGCACCGCCGACAACCGCCTGGTATTCGGCGCTCGCGGCGGTTACCAGTTTGCCGGCAAGTTGCGACACGACTTCGACCTCTCGACCAGCGAAGTCGAGCTGCGCCGCTACCTGTTCGGTGAGCTGTTCCCTCAACTGAAAAATGTCCGAATCACCCACGCCTGGGGCGGCAACCTCGGCATGTCGCGGCGCTTCAAGCCGCACATGCTCTGTGATCGCGCCAGTGGCATCGCGCTGTCCGGTGGTTACGGCGGCGAGGGCGTTGGCGCGAGCAATCTCGGCGGCCGGACGTTGGCCGACTTGATTCTGGAGCGCGATACCGAGTTGGTACGCCAACCGTGGGTGATCCCGCAGGGCGGCCTCGACGCGCTCCGGGCGTGGGAGCCGGAACCCTGCCGCTGGCTCGGTTACAACGCGATCATCCGCAGCTTTGTCCACGAAGACCAGACCCTTGCCAACCCGGCCACCGCACCGTGGCGACGCAAACTGGCCAGCGGCGTGGCCGAGTTCATGGAAGGTTTCATGCACTAA
- a CDS encoding cupin domain-containing protein, translated as MSITQFKNTATLQLDESNPVAVPLGSPIAVASTTSVERDDGVETGVWECTPGRWRRQIVAQEFCHFIQGRCTFTPDDGETLHIEAGDALMLPANSLGIWDIQETVRKSYVLIF; from the coding sequence ATGAGCATTACCCAATTCAAAAACACCGCAACGCTCCAACTGGATGAATCCAACCCCGTGGCCGTGCCGCTCGGCAGCCCGATCGCCGTGGCTTCGACCACCAGCGTCGAACGCGACGACGGCGTCGAAACCGGCGTCTGGGAATGCACGCCGGGGCGCTGGCGGCGGCAGATTGTGGCTCAGGAGTTCTGCCACTTCATTCAGGGCCGCTGCACGTTTACCCCGGATGACGGTGAAACCCTGCACATAGAAGCCGGCGATGCACTGATGTTGCCGGCCAACAGCCTCGGTATCTGGGACATCCAGGAAACCGTGCGCAAGAGTTACGTTTTGATTTTCTGA
- a CDS encoding polyamine ABC transporter substrate-binding protein: MIRKTLTLAPLALVATLGHAAETVKIYNWSDYIAPDTTKNFQKETGIGFSYDVYDSNETLDGKLMTGKSGYDVVFPSNHFMARQIQGGALKKLDKAQLPNWKNLNPPLLQALQTNDPGNEHGFPYLWGSTGIGYNIAKVKAVLGDNAPVDSWDLIFKPENMQKLQKCGVAILDNGPELLPAALNYLGLPHHSKNPEDYKKAEALLMKVRPYVSYFHSSKYTSDLANGDICVAVGFSGDILQAETRAREAKNGVDIGYAIPKEGAAIWFDMVAMPVDAPDEKAGYAFMNYLLRPDVMASISNHVHYANGNSAADSLIDPAIKNDTKVYPSEEMMGKLFALEAMPLNIDRIRTRVWNKIRTGS, encoded by the coding sequence ATGATCCGAAAAACCCTGACTTTGGCTCCGCTGGCACTGGTTGCGACCCTCGGGCACGCGGCCGAGACCGTGAAAATCTACAACTGGTCGGACTACATTGCCCCGGACACCACCAAGAACTTCCAGAAAGAAACCGGCATCGGCTTCAGCTACGACGTCTACGACAGCAACGAAACCCTCGACGGCAAGTTGATGACCGGCAAATCCGGTTATGACGTGGTGTTTCCGTCCAACCATTTCATGGCCCGGCAGATTCAGGGCGGGGCGCTGAAGAAACTCGACAAGGCGCAGTTGCCGAACTGGAAAAACCTGAATCCGCCGCTGCTGCAAGCGTTGCAGACCAACGACCCGGGCAACGAACACGGTTTTCCGTACCTGTGGGGCAGCACTGGCATCGGCTACAACATCGCCAAGGTCAAAGCGGTGCTCGGCGACAACGCGCCGGTGGATTCCTGGGACTTGATCTTCAAACCGGAAAACATGCAGAAGCTGCAAAAGTGCGGCGTGGCGATCCTCGACAATGGCCCGGAATTGCTCCCCGCCGCGCTGAATTACCTCGGGCTGCCGCACCACAGCAAAAATCCCGAAGACTATAAAAAGGCTGAAGCGCTGCTGATGAAAGTGCGGCCGTACGTGAGTTATTTCCACTCCTCGAAATACACCAGCGACCTGGCCAACGGCGATATCTGCGTAGCGGTCGGCTTCTCCGGCGACATTCTGCAAGCGGAAACCCGTGCCAGAGAGGCGAAGAACGGCGTCGACATCGGCTACGCGATTCCCAAGGAAGGCGCGGCGATCTGGTTCGACATGGTCGCGATGCCCGTCGACGCCCCTGACGAAAAGGCCGGTTACGCTTTCATGAACTACCTGCTGCGCCCGGACGTGATGGCCAGCATCAGCAACCACGTGCACTACGCCAACGGCAACTCCGCAGCCGACAGCCTGATCGACCCGGCAATCAAGAACGACACCAAGGTCTACCCGAGCGAGGAAATGATGGGCAAATTGTTCGCCCTCGAAGCCATGCCCCTGAACATCGACCGAATCCGCACGCGGGTGTGGAACAAGATTCGGACGGGGAGTTGA
- a CDS encoding REP-associated tyrosine transposase, translated as MPVCLNAGRLRIGRFSEPGRIYLITAVVHQRQPFFADWRLARLVVKQLREAQEDGWADFLTWVVMPDHVHCLLQLRNRTLAEVMCRIKARSSRAVNLALRRQGRLWQKGYQDRAVRKEEDLKDLARYVILNPVRAGLVTRVHDYPLWDACWL; from the coding sequence ATGCCTGTCTGTTTGAATGCGGGTCGGCTGCGCATAGGCCGTTTCTCTGAGCCAGGGCGGATTTACCTGATAACGGCTGTCGTTCACCAACGGCAGCCGTTTTTTGCTGATTGGCGTTTGGCCCGGTTGGTGGTGAAACAGTTGCGGGAGGCGCAGGAGGATGGTTGGGCGGATTTTTTGACTTGGGTGGTGATGCCGGATCATGTGCACTGCCTGCTGCAACTGCGCAACAGGACGCTGGCCGAAGTGATGTGCCGAATCAAGGCGCGCAGCAGTCGCGCGGTCAATCTTGCCTTGAGGCGGCAAGGGCGGTTATGGCAGAAGGGCTATCAAGACCGGGCGGTTCGCAAAGAGGAAGACCTGAAAGACCTTGCGCGGTACGTCATCCTTAATCCTGTGAGGGCAGGGCTGGTAACACGAGTTCACGACTACCCCCTGTGGGACGCGTGCTGGCTGTGA
- a CDS encoding serralysin family metalloprotease gives MSKVKDTAVDSLSALAATSAAWNQINSFAHQYDRGGNLTVNGKPSFSVDRAATELLRDGAAYRDADSNGKIDLTYTFLKSASSSVMNKHGISGFSEFSALQKAQAVLAMQSWADVAKVTFTEQASGGDGHMTFGNYSGGQDGAAAFAYLPGTGAGYDGTSWYLTGSGYDVNKTPGLNNYGRQTLTHEIGHTLGLAHPGDYNAGEGNPSYKDASYGQDTRGYSVMSYWSESNTSQNFSKGGVEAYSSGPLMDDIAAIQKLYGANTSTRTGDTTYGFNSNAGRDFLSASSSSDKVVFSVWDAGGKDTLDFSGFTQNQKINLNETSFSDVGGMVGNISIAKGVTIENAIGGSGNDLLIGNTVANELKGGAGNDIIYGAGGADKLWGGAGSDTFVFAASSDSKPGAVDQILDFVSGLDKIDLTGITKGAGLHFVNSFTGAVGDAVLTSSGGNSQLSVDFSGHGVADFLVSTVGQAVTTDIVA, from the coding sequence ATGTCGAAAGTAAAAGACACCGCTGTTGACTCACTAAGCGCATTGGCAGCAACCAGCGCGGCGTGGAACCAGATCAACAGCTTTGCCCATCAGTACGATCGTGGCGGTAACCTCACGGTCAATGGCAAACCCTCGTTCTCCGTAGATCGTGCAGCAACCGAGCTGCTGCGTGACGGCGCGGCTTATCGCGACGCCGACAGCAATGGCAAGATCGATCTGACCTACACGTTCCTGAAATCGGCGTCCTCGTCGGTCATGAACAAGCACGGGATTTCCGGGTTTAGCGAGTTCAGTGCTTTGCAGAAAGCCCAAGCCGTACTCGCCATGCAATCCTGGGCTGATGTGGCAAAAGTCACCTTCACCGAGCAAGCCTCGGGCGGCGACGGTCACATGACCTTCGGTAACTACAGCGGCGGACAGGACGGCGCGGCAGCCTTCGCTTACCTGCCTGGCACTGGCGCGGGTTATGACGGTACTTCGTGGTACCTGACTGGCAGCGGCTACGACGTCAACAAGACGCCTGGCCTGAACAACTACGGGCGCCAGACCCTGACCCACGAAATCGGTCACACCCTGGGCCTGGCTCACCCCGGCGACTACAACGCCGGCGAAGGCAACCCGAGCTACAAAGACGCGTCCTACGGCCAAGACACTCGCGGTTACAGCGTCATGAGCTACTGGAGTGAAAGCAATACCAGCCAGAACTTCAGCAAGGGTGGCGTCGAAGCGTATTCGTCCGGCCCGCTGATGGACGACATTGCCGCGATCCAGAAACTCTACGGCGCCAACACCTCGACCCGTACCGGTGACACCACTTACGGCTTCAACTCCAACGCCGGTCGCGATTTCCTCAGCGCGTCTTCGTCGTCGGACAAAGTAGTGTTCTCGGTGTGGGATGCGGGCGGCAAGGATACTCTGGATTTCTCCGGTTTTACCCAAAACCAGAAGATCAACCTCAATGAAACCTCGTTCTCCGACGTTGGCGGCATGGTTGGCAACATCTCCATTGCCAAAGGCGTGACGATCGAGAACGCGATTGGCGGTTCGGGCAACGATCTGCTGATCGGCAACACCGTCGCCAACGAGCTGAAGGGCGGTGCCGGCAACGACATCATCTACGGCGCTGGCGGCGCGGACAAACTGTGGGGCGGTGCCGGTTCGGACACCTTTGTGTTCGCTGCCAGCTCTGATTCCAAGCCAGGTGCAGTCGATCAAATCCTCGATTTTGTCAGCGGCCTGGACAAGATTGACCTGACCGGCATCACCAAAGGCGCAGGCCTGCACTTCGTGAATTCGTTCACTGGTGCAGTGGGCGATGCAGTGTTGACCTCTTCGGGTGGCAACAGCCAACTGTCGGTGGATTTCTCCGGGCACGGCGTGGCTGACTTCCTCGTCAGCACCGTTGGCCAGGCAGTGACCACGGACATCGTGGCCTGA
- a CDS encoding AprI/Inh family metalloprotease inhibitor, whose product MTRNAFTCKATAWLLATLMIFFGEVAMASSLRLADPSELAGKWQATLNAAQDTAESQALQDKPSNVCVIDFQQEQTLGDGADCLSAWLQETAIGWFTEPDGISITGKEGSRIVFFSREREGRYTSTLKSGLIITLVRAAH is encoded by the coding sequence ATGACCCGTAACGCCTTTACCTGCAAAGCGACGGCGTGGCTCTTGGCGACGCTCATGATTTTTTTTGGAGAAGTAGCCATGGCAAGCAGCCTCAGATTAGCGGATCCCTCGGAGCTGGCCGGCAAGTGGCAGGCGACCCTGAATGCCGCGCAAGACACGGCAGAGTCCCAGGCCCTGCAGGACAAACCGTCGAATGTTTGCGTCATCGATTTTCAGCAAGAGCAGACCTTGGGCGACGGCGCCGATTGTCTCAGCGCCTGGCTGCAAGAGACGGCGATCGGCTGGTTCACCGAACCGGACGGCATCTCGATCACCGGCAAGGAAGGTTCCAGAATTGTGTTTTTCAGCCGTGAGCGCGAAGGGCGTTACACCAGCACTTTGAAGTCCGGGCTGATTATTACCCTGGTGCGCGCCGCGCACTAA
- a CDS encoding type I secretion system permease/ATPase, whose protein sequence is MKMANASATAPLFKALGDYKSILISVGCFTALINVLMLVPSIYMLQVYDRVLSSQNETTLAMLSLMVVGFFAFIGLLEIVRSFIVIRIGSQLERRFNLRVYQAAFERNLFKGEGNAGQSLGDLTHIRQFVTGPALFAFFDAPWFPVYLFVIFLFNVWLGVLATAGAVLLIGLACLNEAMTKKPLSEASGFSQKSSQLATSHLHNAETIQAMGMLGVLRKRWFQVHSRFLGLQNQASDTGAVISSLSKTLRLCLQSLVLGLGALLVIKGDMTAGMMIAGSILMGRVLSPIDQLIAVWKQWSGAKLAYRRLDSLLQAYPPSDEAMALPAPKGQITFEQVSAGPPGQRNATLHLVSFSLGAGEVLGVLGASGSGKSTLARVLVGVWPTLGGTVRLDGADIHRWNRDDLGPYIGYLPQDIELFSGSIAENIARFREADPQQVVEAAQHAGVHELILRMPQGYDTVLGEDGSGLSGGQKQRVALARALYGKPSLVVLDEPNSNLDTVGEAALASAIAHMKANGTSVILVTHRSSALAQADKLLVLSDGRLQAFGPSQEVLKALSGNQPGNQSANQPANQEQKPQQAPGGLSMSRQYQPSTRNSGV, encoded by the coding sequence ATGAAGATGGCGAATGCCTCAGCGACCGCACCCTTATTCAAGGCATTGGGCGATTACAAGAGCATCTTGATCAGCGTTGGCTGTTTTACCGCATTGATCAATGTGCTGATGCTGGTCCCGTCGATATACATGTTGCAGGTCTACGACCGGGTGCTCTCGTCGCAGAACGAAACCACCCTGGCGATGCTGTCGCTGATGGTCGTCGGCTTCTTCGCCTTCATCGGTTTGCTGGAAATCGTCCGCAGCTTCATCGTCATCCGCATCGGCAGCCAACTGGAACGACGCTTCAACCTGCGGGTTTATCAAGCCGCGTTCGAGCGCAACCTGTTCAAGGGCGAGGGCAACGCCGGGCAATCGTTGGGCGACCTGACCCACATTCGCCAATTTGTCACCGGCCCGGCGCTGTTTGCTTTCTTCGATGCGCCGTGGTTTCCGGTGTACCTCTTCGTGATTTTCCTGTTCAACGTCTGGCTCGGCGTGCTCGCCACGGCCGGCGCCGTGCTGCTGATCGGCCTGGCGTGCCTCAACGAGGCCATGACCAAAAAGCCGTTGAGCGAGGCGTCAGGCTTCTCGCAGAAATCCAGCCAATTGGCCACCAGCCACCTGCACAACGCCGAAACCATTCAGGCGATGGGCATGCTCGGGGTCTTGCGCAAGCGCTGGTTTCAGGTGCATTCGCGGTTTCTCGGCTTGCAGAATCAGGCCAGCGACACCGGCGCGGTCATCAGCTCGCTGAGCAAAACCCTGCGCCTGTGCCTGCAATCACTGGTGCTGGGCCTCGGCGCATTGCTGGTGATCAAGGGTGACATGACCGCCGGGATGATGATCGCCGGTTCGATTTTGATGGGCCGCGTGCTCAGCCCGATTGATCAATTGATTGCCGTGTGGAAGCAGTGGAGCGGCGCCAAACTCGCCTACCGCCGCCTCGATTCGCTGCTGCAAGCGTACCCGCCGAGCGACGAAGCCATGGCGCTGCCGGCACCGAAAGGCCAGATCACGTTCGAACAAGTCAGCGCCGGCCCGCCGGGGCAGCGCAACGCGACGCTGCACCTGGTCAGTTTCAGCCTCGGCGCCGGGGAAGTGCTCGGCGTGCTCGGCGCCTCCGGTTCCGGCAAATCGACGCTGGCCCGGGTGCTGGTCGGCGTCTGGCCCACCCTCGGCGGCACGGTGCGACTCGACGGCGCCGACATCCATCGCTGGAACCGCGACGACCTCGGCCCCTACATCGGTTACCTGCCGCAAGACATCGAGCTGTTCAGCGGCAGCATCGCCGAAAACATCGCGCGTTTTCGCGAAGCCGATCCGCAGCAAGTGGTCGAGGCCGCACAACACGCCGGTGTCCACGAATTGATCCTGCGCATGCCGCAAGGCTACGACACGGTTCTGGGCGAGGACGGCAGCGGTTTGTCCGGCGGCCAGAAACAGCGTGTAGCACTGGCCCGCGCGTTATACGGCAAGCCGAGCCTGGTGGTGTTGGATGAACCCAATTCCAACCTCGACACCGTTGGCGAAGCGGCGTTGGCCAGCGCCATCGCGCACATGAAAGCCAATGGCACCAGCGTAATTCTGGTGACTCATCGTTCTTCGGCGCTGGCCCAGGCCGACAAATTGCTGGTACTCAGCGACGGCCGTTTGCAAGCGTTCGGACCGAGTCAGGAAGTGCTCAAAGCGCTTTCCGGCAATCAGCCGGGCAATCAATCCGCCAATCAGCCTGCCAATCAGGAGCAGAAACCCCAACAGGCACCCGGCGGGCTCAGCATGAGTCGGCAGTATCAGCCCTCGACAAGGAATTCGGGTGTATGA